The Halogeometricum borinquense DSM 11551 region CTTCGACTTTCTTTTCGTAGGACCCACTTCGTCCACCGACGACATCACGGATGTTTGCGGCGATATCGCTGACGACGTTCGCTCCGATGATAGCCTCACCAGAGACAACACCGAGGTATTCAGTGACTGCGTGTCCTTCGAGACTATCCGTTGTCGTGATTGTAATATCAGACATATACTGCGATATTGTGTCAATAGGATAATATAATTATCGGGTTTTCACCGCCCTTGCCAGTGCGGACTGAGCGGGATGCTCTGTTTCGTGGTGATCTCACCTCCTGATTAGCGTTGTTTTTCCATTGTTTTCGTGTTAGTTGCCGACGCGGTTGTAGAGTTCGATAGCATCGACCACGTCGTCGTTGAGGTCCATGTCAGTCTCTAGTTCGACGTGAGCCGTCTCAGCTATCATATCAACAATGCGCTGTCGTTTTTCGGACGTATCGAACTTGTTCATGAGCGGTTCTCCAACACTGATCTCGATCGACCAGTACTGACCGGGGTAGGCGGTCCGCATATTGTACGGCGAGTCGTGGTAGGCAAGCCGGACGGCGTAGGCAGATAGTGTGGAGTCGATGTCGGTGTACTTCTCGGGGACGTGTTTATCCTCTAGCGTGATCTCGATGATGTCGCGCTGCGGGTGCCCGTAGCCGGGTTTCGGGCGCTGTTCGTTGTTGTACGCACCGGCGGACATCGTTTTGCCGAAGTTCGCCGGTCCGAGCCACCAGATCACAGCCCCGTCGAGGTGGTAGGGCAATGGGCTGGTGTTTTTGAACAGCAGTACTTGGTACCAGAACCAGT contains the following coding sequences:
- a CDS encoding YbjQ family protein, translating into MSDITITTTDSLEGHAVTEYLGVVSGEAIIGANVVSDIAANIRDVVGGRSGSYEKKVEAGRKEAINDITAAAHELDADAIVGATFDYEEMGEGMLWVNLSGTAVKTRSE